The Gemmatimonadaceae bacterium genome has a segment encoding these proteins:
- the fdhF gene encoding formate dehydrogenase subunit alpha, with protein sequence MHVTPQSRSRRTASTPYPRLTHPLVRDASGVLRPTSWDAALDAAAEGFRRNLLQKGRTATGIFSCSKSTNEVNYLASKMARQVFGNNNVDSCNRTUHAPSVVGLTAILGAGGSTSSYEEAEHTDFVFLWGSNARDAHPIWFHHLLKGIQNGATLHVVDPRRTTSAAWADVWLGLNVGTDIALANAMARVIIHAGLHDASFIARATTGFDDYRATVEPYTLEYAAGVTGVPAAGIEESALAYAKADRAMICWTLGITEHHNAVDNVVALINLALLTGHVGRYGCGCNPLRGQNNVQGGGDMGALPNKLPGFQDVENPEHRTKYETAWGRDIIPHDGWNLSEMIDAMSRKELTALYVIGENPAQSDADASHVTHLLENLDHLVVQEIFLTKTAQLAHVVLPAAATWAEGEGTVTNSERRVQRVRKAIEPPADARDEIWIMSELARRLGYDWGHPTAEDTWNELRSLSPQLYGMSYERLEALGGLQWPCPSLDHPGTKFLHARLWEEELANRGRLAPFSCVEHSGPVEMPDEEYPFILSTGRRLESYNTGVQTGGYESPLHRGETVDISPEDAERLGVEQGDVVRVTSRRGSIEAPVHVDRSLRPGGVFMTLHFPDDVETNLLTINATDPRSGTAEFKACAVRVEPVRTSRAHAKRDARPFAAAGDD encoded by the coding sequence ATGCACGTGACCCCGCAGTCCCGTTCTCGCCGCACCGCTTCGACGCCCTACCCCCGCCTCACCCACCCCCTCGTCCGCGACGCCTCGGGCGTCCTCCGTCCCACCTCCTGGGACGCCGCACTCGACGCCGCGGCCGAGGGATTTCGCCGGAATCTGTTGCAAAAAGGCCGCACGGCCACCGGCATCTTCTCGTGCTCCAAATCGACCAACGAGGTCAACTACCTCGCGTCGAAAATGGCACGGCAGGTCTTCGGCAATAACAACGTCGATTCATGTAATCGAACCTGACACGCCCCCTCGGTCGTCGGTCTGACGGCCATCCTGGGGGCGGGCGGATCCACCTCGTCGTACGAGGAAGCGGAGCACACCGACTTCGTCTTCCTCTGGGGATCGAACGCCCGCGATGCACACCCGATCTGGTTCCACCATCTCCTCAAGGGGATCCAGAACGGGGCGACGCTGCACGTCGTCGACCCGCGCCGCACCACCTCCGCCGCGTGGGCCGACGTGTGGCTCGGCCTCAACGTCGGCACCGACATCGCGCTCGCCAACGCCATGGCGCGCGTCATCATCCACGCGGGACTCCACGACGCATCGTTCATCGCGCGCGCGACCACCGGCTTCGACGACTACCGCGCGACGGTCGAACCCTACACGCTCGAATACGCCGCCGGCGTCACCGGCGTGCCGGCGGCAGGTATTGAAGAATCGGCATTAGCATATGCGAAAGCCGACCGCGCGATGATCTGCTGGACGTTGGGCATCACCGAACACCACAACGCGGTCGACAACGTCGTCGCGCTCATCAACCTCGCCCTGCTCACCGGACACGTCGGCCGCTACGGCTGCGGCTGCAACCCGCTCCGCGGACAGAACAACGTCCAGGGCGGCGGTGACATGGGCGCGCTCCCCAACAAGCTCCCGGGATTTCAGGACGTCGAGAATCCCGAGCACCGCACCAAATACGAGACCGCGTGGGGCAGAGACATCATCCCGCACGACGGCTGGAACCTGAGCGAGATGATCGACGCGATGAGCCGCAAGGAGCTCACCGCCCTCTACGTCATCGGCGAAAACCCCGCGCAGTCCGACGCCGATGCCTCGCACGTCACGCACCTGTTAGAGAACCTGGATCACTTGGTAGTGCAGGAAATCTTCCTCACCAAGACGGCCCAGCTCGCGCACGTCGTCCTTCCCGCGGCCGCGACGTGGGCCGAGGGCGAAGGCACGGTCACCAACAGCGAGCGCCGCGTCCAGCGCGTGCGCAAAGCGATCGAGCCGCCCGCCGACGCGCGCGACGAGATCTGGATCATGTCCGAGCTCGCCCGACGGCTCGGCTACGACTGGGGGCATCCCACGGCCGAAGACACGTGGAATGAGCTGCGGTCCCTCTCGCCACAGCTCTATGGAATGTCCTACGAGCGCCTCGAGGCACTCGGCGGACTTCAATGGCCGTGTCCCTCGCTCGACCATCCGGGCACCAAGTTCCTGCACGCGCGCCTGTGGGAAGAGGAGTTGGCCAATCGCGGACGTCTCGCGCCGTTCTCGTGTGTCGAACATTCCGGACCAGTCGAAATGCCCGACGAGGAGTATCCGTTCATCCTCAGCACGGGTCGTCGATTAGAATCCTATAATACCGGCGTGCAGACGGGCGGCTACGAGTCGCCGCTGCATCGCGGAGAGACGGTCGACATCTCGCCCGAAGATGCCGAGCGGCTCGGTGTCGAGCAGGGCGACGTCGTGCGCGTCACGTCGCGCCGCGGATCGATCGAGGCACCGGTGCACGTCGACCGAAGCTTGCGCCCGGGCGGCGTGTTCATGACGCTGCACTTCCCCGACGACGTCGAGACGAATCTCCTGACGATCAACGCGACCGATCCGCGCTCAGGCACCGCCGAATTCAAGGCATGCGCGGTGCGCGTCGAACCGGTGCGCACGTCGCGCGCGCATGCCAAACGCGACGCACGGCCTTTTGCCGCTGCTGGAGACGATTGA